In the genome of Tissierella sp., the window GGAATTAGAGCCACAAATCCTGAGCAATGGAATAGTCTTAGAAAGGATTTAGAGAATATTAAAGAAAATAATATAGTATTGTTATTATCCTCACCAGTATTTGGTGCAAATGGTTTTACAGATACTTTAGAAGCTAACTTATTCCATAAATATTTAATTGAAGCTAGGGATAGAGGGAAGAATGTATTTGTAGTACACGGAGGAAATTCTAATACCTCAGATTTAAGAGATAATATCAGATATATTGGAATAAATACAAAAACACCTGCTAAAGCAGAAGATATATATGACCTATCTATAGTAGAATTTGTAGTAAATGGTTCTGATGTAACTTATCAAATCAATCCATTATTTCAAAAACCAAATGTAACAGTAGGAAAAAAATAGATTTAGGGGTTATCCCCTAAATCTATTTTTTATAAGTTAATATATCCTTTTTTAAATTGATCATATAAAATCTTCGCCATGCCAATGCCATTATCTCCATTGGACATATCCTTAGACAATTCTTCTAGATACATCTCTTCAAACATAATGCTTCCTTGAGATTTTTCTATTATTCCATTATCTGGAACAGTTTTCTTCATCTCTTTTAGCATCATATAGGTGAATATACTCTCAAACTCCTTGCAAGCATCCATAAGTTTTTTATCATCAGGATTCTTGTTTAGATTTTCCATCTTTTTCTGCACTATAGAATAATCTTTCTCATTGTTTATAACATTACCAGTTGGTGTTATTTCCATCTAATACACCCCATTATCTCTTCAAGTTATTTGCCATTTGTAGCATTTCATCGGCAGTGGTAATAGCCTTTGAGTTGATTTCATAAGCTCTTTGAGCTGTAATCATCTTTACCATTTCATCTACCACTTGAACATTTGAAGCTTCTAGATATCCTTGGATTACCTTGGTACTCATTTCCTCAGCTTCTAAAAAAATTTCTTCTCCTGATGCAGTTGTTGCACTATATAGGTTTTGTCCTTCAGATTGAAGTCCCTCTGGGTTCATGAAATTTACAAGCATAAATCTTCCAACTTCAACTGATTCACCATCTTCATCCTTGCCATATACATATCCTAACTCATCAACTGAGATATCGGATATTCCTTCTTCTATAACTATCAAATCTTCATCTTCACTAAGTACAAAATATCCCTCAGAAGTAACTATAGTAGCCTCATCGCCGTCTATACTCAATTTAAAACTTCCATCTCTAGTATACCTTATATCTCCATTTGGCAATTCCACAGCGAAAAATCCTGCTCCATTTAATGCGAAATCAAAAGTTGACTGTGTTTCCATAAAACTACTTGTCCTAAAATCTCTCTTTGTAGCAACAGGCATAACTCCATGACCGACTTCTAAATTAACTGGTCTTCCTTGGTCGTCATTAACATTAGCTCTTTTTAAATTTGCATAAAACAAGTCTTTAAATTCTGACCTTTGTACCTTGTAACTAGTAGTATTTACATTAGCTAAGTTATTTGATATTGTGTCTATATTAAATTGTTGCGCCTTCATGCCTGTAGCTGCAGTCCATAGTGACCTCATTTTACTCCTCCTATACTCTTCCTATTTCATTAGCTGCTCTTTCCATCATTTCATCTTGCATCCTAACTACCTTTTGATTTGATTCAAACTCTCTTAGGAGAGTAATCATTTCCACCATTCCAGATATTGGATTCATATTTGAACCTTCTAAATAACCTTGTAATACTTCTCCATTAAAGGGAGTTTCTCCTACTACGGCATTTTCCGCCACATAGAAAAGATTGTCTCCTCTTTTTCTAAGGAATTCCTTATTGTCGATATCTACTATATCCAAAGTATCTATTAAAACATCATCTACAAAGACATTACCATTTGCTAAAATATCTATATTTCCTCCATTTAAAGGAATTGCTCCATTTTGGCCTAATATTCTCTTACCATCTAAATCAGATAAAAAGCCATTTGTTATGGAAAATGATCCGTTTCTTGTATATAAAGCTTCTCCATCTTCACCTTCAACTTTGAAAAATCCATTTCCTTTTATAGCCAAGTCTAACCTTCCGCCAGTATCCATAAAGCTACCATTAGTAAAATCAGTAACCATCTTTTGGAATCTAACTCCTCCACTCATAGTACCAATTACATGTAATGGTGGATTGTAAACAGCACCCTGAAGAAGATTTTCTATATCCCCAACTCCTTGTAAAGGATTTCCATTACTATCAGTTATATAATTCTCATAATCAGTTTTATATTCATCATCTAAATTCTTGTAAGAAGTCTTTAAATATCCTTCTTCATCCACAACAAATTGAATTTCTTTTACATAGGATCTACCTCTTGAAGTATTTACAACGAAAAAACCTTCGTCTGTACGAGCAGTATGGACTTCACCATTGTTTTCGTATGTAATATTAGCTCCTCTTGGTATATTTCCATATTCAGGAGTTCTACTCATCTTAGCTAACAATTTTTCTGGAAAGGATTCTGTAAGAGAAATATCCTTTTTATATCCAGAAGTATTTATATTAGCTAGATTATTTGTAAGAACATCTAATCTTCTTTGATTAGTAACTAAAGAAGTTGCACCAATATATAATCCTC includes:
- a CDS encoding rod-binding protein; amino-acid sequence: MEITPTGNVINNEKDYSIVQKKMENLNKNPDDKKLMDACKEFESIFTYMMLKEMKKTVPDNGIIEKSQGSIMFEEMYLEELSKDMSNGDNGIGMAKILYDQFKKGYINL
- a CDS encoding flagellar hook-basal body protein, which gives rise to MNRGLYIGATSLVTNQRRLDVLTNNLANINTSGYKKDISLTESFPEKLLAKMSRTPEYGNIPRGANITYENNGEVHTARTDEGFFVVNTSRGRSYVKEIQFVVDEEGYLKTSYKNLDDEYKTDYENYITDSNGNPLQGVGDIENLLQGAVYNPPLHVIGTMSGGVRFQKMVTDFTNGSFMDTGGRLDLAIKGNGFFKVEGEDGEALYTRNGSFSITNGFLSDLDGKRILGQNGAIPLNGGNIDILANGNVFVDDVLIDTLDIVDIDNKEFLRKRGDNLFYVAENAVVGETPFNGEVLQGYLEGSNMNPISGMVEMITLLREFESNQKVVRMQDEMMERAANEIGRV
- the flgG gene encoding flagellar basal-body rod protein FlgG is translated as MRSLWTAATGMKAQQFNIDTISNNLANVNTTSYKVQRSEFKDLFYANLKRANVNDDQGRPVNLEVGHGVMPVATKRDFRTSSFMETQSTFDFALNGAGFFAVELPNGDIRYTRDGSFKLSIDGDEATIVTSEGYFVLSEDEDLIVIEEGISDISVDELGYVYGKDEDGESVEVGRFMLVNFMNPEGLQSEGQNLYSATTASGEEIFLEAEEMSTKVIQGYLEASNVQVVDEMVKMITAQRAYEINSKAITTADEMLQMANNLKR